One window from the genome of Paraclostridium sordellii encodes:
- a CDS encoding alanine/glycine:cation symporter family protein, which translates to MDFLMKIVSSVNSVLWDKNILLVLLVGTGIWYTFQLGFIQIRGFGEGFRRTFGGLFKKQEAANKDGMSPFQSLATAVAAQVGTGNLAGAATAIAVGGPGSIFWMWVSAFFGMATIYAEAVMAQKYKQIGTDGTVTGGPVYYIEAAFKGKFGKILATAFAIFIILALGFMGNAVQSNSIAAAFDKAFGLNPMIIGILLSILSFIVFSGGISRIAKVTETIVPIMAIFYIVGSLIVIFINFKNIPLAFEEIFVGAFAPQAIAGGVIGATVQKAMTKGVARGLFSNEAGMGSTPHAHAVAKVKYPSEQGFVAMMGVFIDTFVILNLTALVIITTRSVTPDGSLIGTALTQAGFSSVFGKFGDIFIAICMFFFAFSTIIGWYFFGEANIKYLFGVKAVKVYGILVCICVFLGTLGEVSIVWNMSDMFNGLMVIPNLIGLLALTGVVKSVHNEYIKVNGGISSKKKKSTSKNN; encoded by the coding sequence ATGGATTTTTTAATGAAGATTGTATCATCAGTAAATAGTGTATTGTGGGACAAGAATATTCTATTGGTATTACTGGTAGGAACAGGTATTTGGTATACGTTTCAATTAGGATTTATTCAAATAAGGGGATTTGGAGAAGGATTTAGAAGAACTTTTGGCGGTCTTTTTAAAAAGCAAGAAGCCGCTAATAAAGATGGTATGTCACCATTTCAGTCATTAGCTACTGCAGTGGCTGCTCAAGTTGGTACTGGAAACTTGGCTGGAGCTGCAACTGCAATTGCTGTTGGAGGTCCTGGATCAATTTTTTGGATGTGGGTCAGCGCATTTTTCGGAATGGCGACAATATACGCAGAGGCTGTTATGGCTCAAAAGTACAAGCAAATCGGTACAGATGGTACCGTAACAGGTGGTCCTGTTTACTATATAGAAGCTGCTTTTAAGGGCAAATTTGGTAAAATTCTTGCAACAGCATTTGCAATATTCATAATTCTAGCTTTGGGCTTTATGGGAAATGCTGTACAATCAAATTCAATTGCAGCTGCTTTTGACAAGGCCTTTGGGTTAAATCCAATGATTATTGGTATTTTGTTATCTATATTATCTTTTATAGTATTCTCAGGAGGTATAAGTAGAATTGCCAAAGTTACAGAAACTATAGTTCCAATCATGGCAATATTTTATATCGTAGGTTCTTTAATAGTCATTTTTATCAATTTTAAAAACATTCCTTTAGCCTTTGAAGAAATATTTGTTGGTGCTTTTGCTCCTCAAGCAATTGCTGGTGGAGTTATCGGTGCAACTGTTCAAAAAGCCATGACAAAAGGTGTTGCTCGTGGATTGTTCTCTAATGAAGCCGGTATGGGTTCTACTCCACATGCACATGCAGTTGCTAAAGTTAAGTATCCTTCAGAACAAGGTTTTGTTGCTATGATGGGAGTATTTATAGATACTTTCGTTATATTAAATCTCACAGCTCTAGTCATTATCACAACTCGTTCAGTAACTCCAGATGGTTCATTAATAGGAACAGCTCTTACACAAGCAGGATTTTCATCAGTATTTGGTAAATTCGGAGATATATTTATAGCAATTTGTATGTTCTTCTTTGCATTTTCTACTATAATAGGTTGGTACTTTTTCGGAGAAGCAAATATAAAATACTTATTCGGTGTTAAGGCTGTTAAAGTTTATGGTATTTTAGTTTGTATATGTGTATTTTTAGGAACTCTAGGTGAGGTTTCTATTGTATGGAATATGTCTGATATGTTTAATGGACTTATGGTTATTCCTAACTTAATTGGATTACTTGCTCTCACTGGGGTTGTTAAAAGCGTACATAACGAATATATTAAAGTTAATGGAGGAATAAGCTCTAAAAAGAAAAAATCTACTTCAAAAAATAATTAA
- the rbr gene encoding rubrerythrin gives MSKHLSMDIRVPIEPDNPSICRHEDLCIKCGSCRDVCTDYIGVNKTYSLENTNDTAVCINCGQCANVCPVSSITEVYDFNKVQEAINDKNKVVIFSTSPSVRVSLGEEFEMPDGSFVEGKMVALLRKLGANYVLDTNFAADLTIAEEAAELVERLTTKNKPLPQFTSCCPGWVKYAEIYHPDMLNHISSTKSPIGMQGPTIKTYFANKMGINPSDIVNVALTPCTAKKYEILRNEMNASSKYHNIPNMRDMDYVITTRELAIWAKENNIDFKSLVNSSFDKLMGEASGSGVIFGNTGGVMEAALRTAYAYITKKNPPDLFYDLETVRGLEGVREASFKINDDTINIAVIYGTKQASEFIKYIKNVNKKYHFIEVMTCPGGCIGGGGQPKDTQFKGDKLRKKRIEGLYKRDSSMDLRLSHENEEIKKLYEEFYGKPLSELSEKMLHTSYFHKSNYLGGKNMSTSVKYRCTVCGYIHEGELPEGFKCPICKSPASAFVKIEDASQTNSNSNSKNDKQETNKYSGTKTEQNLKEALAGESIARNKYTFFADVAKNEGYEQIYQLFLKTAGNEREHAKLWFKELGYLGDTSDNLLHGAEGEHYEWTDMYARFAKDAEEEGFFDLAEKFIEVGKIEKSHEDRYRKLLNNVQMKQVFEKSGETMWECLNCGHLVMGKKAPDICPVCKYAQGFFEVRAENY, from the coding sequence ATGAGTAAACATCTATCAATGGATATTCGTGTTCCAATAGAACCAGATAATCCTTCTATTTGTAGACACGAAGACTTATGTATAAAATGTGGCTCTTGTAGAGATGTTTGTACCGATTATATTGGTGTAAATAAAACTTATTCTCTAGAAAATACAAACGATACTGCAGTTTGTATAAATTGTGGTCAATGTGCAAATGTTTGTCCAGTATCAAGTATTACAGAAGTTTATGATTTTAATAAAGTTCAAGAAGCAATAAATGACAAAAATAAAGTAGTCATCTTTTCAACTTCACCTTCTGTTAGAGTATCGCTTGGGGAAGAATTTGAAATGCCTGATGGAAGTTTTGTTGAAGGAAAAATGGTCGCTCTACTTAGAAAACTAGGTGCAAATTATGTTTTAGATACAAACTTTGCAGCAGACCTTACAATAGCTGAAGAAGCTGCTGAATTAGTAGAGCGCCTTACAACTAAAAATAAACCTCTACCTCAGTTTACTAGTTGTTGCCCTGGATGGGTAAAGTATGCAGAAATTTATCATCCAGATATGTTAAATCATATTTCAAGTACTAAAAGTCCTATAGGTATGCAAGGTCCTACGATAAAAACATATTTTGCAAATAAAATGGGAATAAATCCATCAGATATTGTAAACGTAGCTTTAACACCTTGTACTGCAAAAAAATATGAGATTTTAAGAAATGAAATGAATGCTTCTTCAAAATATCATAATATACCTAATATGCGTGATATGGATTATGTTATAACTACGAGAGAACTAGCAATTTGGGCAAAAGAAAATAATATCGACTTTAAGTCTTTAGTTAATAGTTCCTTTGATAAATTAATGGGAGAGGCTTCTGGCTCAGGTGTAATATTTGGTAATACAGGTGGAGTTATGGAAGCAGCACTTAGAACTGCTTATGCATATATAACAAAGAAAAATCCTCCTGATTTATTTTATGATTTAGAAACCGTAAGAGGTTTGGAAGGTGTTCGTGAAGCTAGTTTTAAGATAAACGACGACACTATAAACATAGCAGTTATATACGGAACTAAACAAGCTTCTGAGTTTATTAAGTACATTAAAAATGTAAATAAAAAATATCACTTTATCGAAGTGATGACTTGCCCTGGTGGATGCATTGGAGGAGGCGGACAACCAAAGGATACTCAATTTAAAGGTGATAAGCTTCGTAAAAAGCGAATTGAAGGACTTTATAAAAGAGATTCTAGTATGGACCTTCGTTTAAGCCATGAAAATGAAGAAATTAAAAAACTTTATGAAGAGTTTTATGGTAAGCCCCTAAGTGAGCTTTCAGAAAAAATGTTACATACATCTTACTTTCATAAAAGTAATTATTTAGGAGGAAAAAATATGAGTACATCAGTTAAATATCGTTGCACAGTATGTGGATACATACATGAAGGAGAACTTCCAGAAGGATTTAAGTGCCCAATTTGTAAAAGTCCAGCATCAGCATTTGTAAAAATAGAAGATGCTAGTCAAACAAATTCTAACTCAAATTCTAAAAATGATAAACAAGAAACTAATAAGTATTCAGGAACTAAAACAGAGCAAAATTTAAAAGAAGCATTAGCAGGCGAATCAATAGCTAGAAATAAATATACTTTCTTTGCAGATGTTGCTAAAAATGAAGGATATGAACAAATTTATCAATTATTCTTAAAAACAGCAGGAAACGAAAGAGAACATGCTAAGTTATGGTTTAAAGAACTTGGATATTTAGGAGATACTAGTGATAATCTTTTACATGGTGCAGAAGGTGAACATTATGAATGGACAGATATGTACGCTAGATTTGCAAAAGATGCAGAAGAAGAAGGTTTCTTTGATTTAGCAGAAAAATTTATAGAAGTTGGTAAAATAGAAAAATCTCATGAAGATAGATATAGAAAACTTCTAAATAATGTACAAATGAAGCAAGTATTTGAAAAATCAGGAGAAACAATGTGGGAATGCCTAAACTGTGGTCATCTTGTAATGGGTAAAAAAGCCCCAGATATATGTCCAGTTTGTAAATATGCACAAGGATTCTTTGAAGTAAGAGCTGAAAACTATTAA
- a CDS encoding PadR family transcriptional regulator, with protein sequence MELNKEVLKGHIDTLILAILDEEDSYGYEIAKTVREKTTFELKDGTMYVSLKRLESKGLIKSYWGSEQGGGSRRKYYHITDEGKEALDIKAKEWNFVQTIMNEFLKGRL encoded by the coding sequence ATGGAATTAAATAAAGAAGTTTTAAAAGGTCATATAGATACTTTAATTTTAGCTATTTTAGATGAAGAAGATTCTTATGGATATGAGATTGCTAAAACTGTTAGAGAAAAAACCACTTTTGAACTTAAAGATGGAACAATGTATGTTTCTTTAAAAAGACTTGAGTCTAAAGGACTTATAAAGTCTTATTGGGGAAGTGAACAAGGTGGAGGTAGTAGAAGAAAGTACTATCATATAACTGATGAAGGGAAAGAAGCCTTGGATATAAAAGCAAAAGAGTGGAACTTTGTGCAAACTATTATGAATGAATTTTTAAAAGGGAGATTATAG
- a CDS encoding permease prefix domain 1-containing protein codes for MKIIDEYLNSLYANDKSQEVKDLKEELKGHLVASTNEFIAKGYSKEDAQLEAINQFDDGADMLKDLHKALNESKKDNERLNKRFINVFRNIFILSLIVGLATLVYSDRLVDKVEYLRYDLRGELYKAGIEDKIDKPETYKKQLESILKDKKFKYIRFVNITLPSEKKPIYRYSDDSNQTKSMAMRGVNIGIPDKNGSSAYLDLGIDYRPVLRVGSFYNGVFYVGVLSLITYIVLLVRYKFKFKKTLIYKKA; via the coding sequence ATGAAAATAATAGATGAATATTTAAATTCTTTGTATGCAAATGATAAAAGCCAAGAAGTAAAAGATTTAAAGGAAGAGTTAAAAGGTCATTTAGTAGCATCAACTAATGAATTTATAGCTAAGGGATATTCTAAAGAAGATGCACAGCTTGAAGCTATAAATCAATTTGATGATGGAGCCGATATGTTAAAGGATTTACATAAGGCTCTTAATGAAAGTAAAAAGGATAATGAAAGATTAAACAAAAGATTTATAAATGTTTTTAGAAATATATTTATACTGTCATTAATAGTAGGTCTTGCAACTTTGGTTTACTCAGATAGATTAGTTGATAAAGTAGAGTATCTAAGATATGATTTGCGTGGAGAACTTTACAAAGCAGGTATTGAAGACAAAATAGATAAGCCAGAAACATATAAAAAGCAACTTGAAAGTATATTAAAAGATAAAAAATTTAAATATATAAGGTTTGTTAATATTACTTTGCCTTCTGAGAAAAAACCTATTTATAGATATAGTGATGATTCAAATCAAACTAAATCTATGGCTATGAGAGGAGTAAACATAGGTATTCCAGATAAAAATGGAAGTTCAGCATACCTTGACCTTGGAATAGATTATAGACCTGTTTTAAGAGTTGGAAGTTTTTATAATGGAGTTTTCTATGTTGGAGTACTTTCTTTAATTACTTATATAGTTTTATTAGTAAGATATAAATTTAAATTTAAAAAAACTTTGATTTATAAAAAAGCTTAA
- a CDS encoding metallophosphoesterase, protein MRKKVLLWALGLSTLLIGGCKSKNTADINILATSDLHGVIPYEMVTYVENEKKKDKNTTVVDAGDFLGSEFGTSEDMDKYFQQEKKDIDNGLVNHREIPIAKEMKEAGFETVTLGNHEFVGSNKTKVDNMVGDFEKQGISVLSANIYKQNGDSYIKPYVIKEIKTPNGTVKLGILGLTIKEVGEKIDYVDGKKVTAKSLELKDQPGFKDKLYMNDLVEDAKKWVKVMKEKDKADIIVAVAHTGEKPKKPKNPGNRIQDLAQNVDGIDAIVAGHNHVEIKQHDYKNKSGETVIVTEPGKHGECMSKINLKVEKSKDGWKVDSKSSDIVQFEKSKNINKKLFDNSVKFMMGIESISEKIGENISLSKTNDLRWDKAYVFKPETPREKIYDIVGYKFARITETDNVYRVILMDKGKVVFYSDWTNYLMPYTMDFDNANFKYGVFVMTPGKNDYFKVSKGDKNPYNDIYSVRLIYQKK, encoded by the coding sequence ATGAGAAAGAAAGTATTACTTTGGGCATTGGGTTTATCTACATTATTAATAGGCGGTTGTAAATCTAAAAATACAGCAGATATAAATATACTTGCAACTAGTGATTTACATGGTGTAATTCCTTATGAGATGGTTACATATGTTGAAAATGAAAAAAAGAAAGATAAAAATACAACAGTTGTAGATGCTGGAGATTTTCTTGGTAGTGAATTTGGAACTTCTGAAGATATGGATAAATATTTTCAGCAAGAAAAAAAAGATATTGATAATGGATTAGTTAATCATAGAGAAATACCTATTGCAAAGGAAATGAAAGAAGCTGGATTTGAAACTGTAACTCTTGGCAATCATGAATTTGTAGGTAGTAATAAAACTAAAGTAGACAATATGGTCGGTGATTTTGAAAAACAAGGAATAAGTGTTTTATCAGCAAATATCTATAAACAAAATGGAGATAGTTATATAAAACCTTATGTTATAAAAGAAATTAAAACTCCAAATGGAACAGTAAAGTTAGGTATATTAGGCCTTACTATTAAGGAAGTTGGAGAAAAAATAGATTATGTAGATGGAAAGAAAGTTACTGCTAAGTCTTTAGAATTAAAAGATCAACCAGGGTTTAAAGATAAATTATATATGAATGATTTGGTAGAAGATGCTAAAAAATGGGTTAAAGTTATGAAGGAAAAAGATAAGGCTGATATTATTGTAGCTGTAGCACACACTGGAGAAAAGCCAAAGAAACCTAAAAACCCAGGAAATAGAATACAGGATTTAGCTCAAAATGTCGATGGGATTGATGCAATTGTTGCAGGTCATAATCATGTTGAGATTAAACAACATGATTATAAGAATAAATCTGGAGAAACTGTTATAGTTACAGAACCAGGAAAACATGGAGAGTGTATGTCTAAAATTAATTTAAAGGTTGAAAAATCTAAAGATGGTTGGAAAGTTGACAGTAAGTCTAGTGATATTGTTCAGTTTGAGAAAAGTAAGAATATAAATAAAAAGTTATTTGACAATAGTGTAAAGTTTATGATGGGAATAGAGAGCATAAGTGAAAAGATAGGTGAGAATATAAGTTTATCAAAGACAAATGATTTAAGATGGGATAAAGCTTATGTGTTTAAACCTGAGACGCCTAGAGAAAAGATATATGATATTGTAGGATATAAGTTTGCAAGAATTACAGAAACAGATAATGTTTATAGAGTTATTCTTATGGATAAGGGCAAGGTTGTTTTTTATTCAGATTGGACTAATTATTTAATGCCATATACTATGGATTTTGATAATGCTAATTTTAAATATGGAGTTTTTGTTATGACTCCTGGTAAAAATGATTATTTTAAAGTATCTAAAGGAGATAAAAATCCATATAATGATATTTATTCAGTTAGACTTATCTATCAAAAAAAATAA
- a CDS encoding metallophosphoesterase, with protein sequence MKKKALLGALCLSTFLIGGCTSTKTTDINILATSDLHGVIPYEMVTYVENEKKKDKNTTVVDAGDFFDSEFGTSEDMEKFFKQRRKDSNNGVVTHREIPIAKEMKEAGFDTVTLGNHEFVSNDKTNLDNIIYDFEKQGISVLSANTYKKMEIVIQNLML encoded by the coding sequence ATGAAAAAGAAAGCATTACTTGGGGCATTGTGTTTATCAACATTCCTAATAGGAGGGTGTACATCTACAAAAACAACAGATATAAATATATTAGCAACTAGTGATTTACATGGTGTAATTCCGTATGAGATGGTTACATATGTAGAAAATGAAAAAAAGAAAGATAAAAATACAACAGTTGTAGATGCAGGAGATTTCTTTGATAGCGAATTTGGGACTTCTGAAGACATGGAAAAGTTTTTTAAACAAAGAAGAAAAGATAGTAACAATGGAGTAGTTACTCATAGAGAAATACCTATTGCAAAGGAAATGAAAGAAGCTGGATTTGATACTGTAACTCTTGGAAATCACGAATTTGTATCTAATGATAAAACTAATTTAGATAATATTATATATGATTTTGAAAAACAAGGTATAAGTGTTTTATCCGCAAATACTTATAAAAAAATGGAGATAGTTATACAAAACCTTATGTTATAA
- a CDS encoding metallophosphoesterase family protein: MNDLVEDAKKWVKVMKEKDKADVIVAVAHTGERPKKPKNPGNRIQNLAQNVDGIDAIVAGHNHVQIKQHDYKNKSGENVIVTEPGKHGECMSKINIKLEKSKDGWEVASKSSDIVQFDKDKNTNKKLFDNKVAVMMAIDDVSEKLGEKISLSKISDLKWDKAYVFKPETPREKIYDKVGYKFARITETDDVYRVILMDKDKVVFYSDWQSYLMPYTIDFDNADFKDGVFVMTPGKNDYFKIAKGDKNPNNGIYSTRLIYQKN, from the coding sequence ATGAATGATTTAGTAGAAGATGCTAAAAAATGGGTTAAAGTTATGAAGGAAAAAGATAAAGCTGATGTTATTGTAGCTGTAGCACACACTGGAGAAAGGCCAAAGAAACCTAAAAATCCAGGTAATAGAATACAGAATTTAGCTCAAAATGTTGATGGTATTGATGCAATAGTTGCAGGTCATAATCATGTTCAGATTAAACAACATGACTATAAGAATAAATCTGGAGAAAACGTTATAGTTACAGAACCAGGAAAACATGGAGAGTGTATGTCTAAAATTAATATAAAGCTTGAGAAATCTAAAGATGGCTGGGAAGTTGCTAGTAAGTCTAGTGATATTGTTCAATTTGATAAGGATAAAAATACCAATAAAAAATTATTTGATAACAAGGTAGCAGTTATGATGGCAATAGATGATGTAAGTGAAAAGTTAGGGGAAAAGATAAGTTTATCAAAGATAAGTGATTTAAAATGGGACAAAGCTTATGTATTTAAACCTGAAACGCCTAGGGAAAAGATATATGATAAAGTAGGATATAAGTTTGCAAGAATTACAGAAACAGATGATGTTTATAGAGTTATTCTTATGGATAAGGATAAGGTCGTTTTTTATTCAGACTGGCAAAGTTATTTAATGCCATATACTATAGATTTTGATAATGCTGATTTTAAAGATGGAGTTTTTGTTATGACTCCTGGTAAAAATGATTATTTTAAAATTGCTAAGGGAGATAAAAATCCAAATAACGGAATTTATTCAACTAGACTTATCTATCAAAAAAATTAG
- a CDS encoding small, acid-soluble spore protein, alpha/beta type encodes MNKPVNQNAKKALNMLKMEIANEQGYNYNPVSDKIESNAPQNTLEGISKNVLAGEQVGGAMTKSLVSKGEEILLQMYKDK; translated from the coding sequence ATGAATAAGCCAGTTAATCAAAATGCAAAAAAAGCTTTAAATATGCTTAAAATGGAAATTGCTAATGAACAGGGATATAACTATAATCCAGTTAGTGATAAAATTGAAAGTAATGCTCCTCAAAACACACTAGAAGGAATATCTAAAAATGTTCTCGCTGGAGAACAAGTTGGAGGAGCTATGACTAAATCATTAGTTTCTAAAGGTGAAGAAATTCTTTTACAAATGTATAAAGATAAATAA
- a CDS encoding helix-turn-helix transcriptional regulator — protein MGALESILCDFYDCLKIPIQILDENLKFITSKGYCDSFLDMFNELEVINEIKSDVSSTIKLNYFKSIHFIVIPVLGKHKKNNYFIVGPFKSENTFDEIDMPFKPYSCIDYISSMLEGMIKDRIYKKNNFSSYIKEAIDFIHRNYYNDINLETVCNHLKLNKSYFCHIFKKETGYTFSDFLNRIRVEKSKEYLTENNDSILDIALSVGYNNHTYYTSIFKKYNGVTPKEYRQKI, from the coding sequence ATGGGAGCATTGGAAAGTATATTATGCGATTTTTACGATTGCTTAAAAATACCGATTCAAATTTTAGATGAAAATCTAAAATTTATAACTAGTAAGGGATACTGTGATAGTTTTTTAGATATGTTTAATGAGTTAGAAGTTATAAATGAAATTAAAAGTGATGTATCATCTACAATAAAACTTAACTATTTTAAAAGTATTCACTTTATAGTAATCCCTGTACTTGGGAAACATAAAAAGAATAATTACTTTATTGTAGGTCCATTTAAAAGCGAAAATACTTTTGATGAAATCGATATGCCTTTTAAACCTTATTCTTGTATAGATTATATATCATCAATGCTAGAAGGTATGATAAAGGATAGAATTTATAAAAAAAATAATTTTAGTTCTTATATAAAAGAGGCTATAGATTTTATACATAGAAATTATTATAATGATATAAATTTAGAAACAGTTTGTAATCATCTTAAATTAAACAAAAGTTATTTTTGCCATATATTTAAAAAAGAAACAGGTTATACTTTTTCTGATTTTTTAAATAGAATAAGAGTTGAAAAAAGTAAGGAATATCTAACTGAAAATAATGATTCTATTTTAGATATAGCTTTATCAGTTGGTTATAACAACCATACCTACTACACTTCTATTTTTAAAAAATATAACGGAGTAACACCTAAAGAATATAGGCAAAAAATATAA
- a CDS encoding nucleotide-binding protein gives MRKIAIYGKGGIGKSTTTSNLSAALSSLGYKVMQIGCDPKADSTKNLMKGEFIPTVLDVMDKKGDDVKLEDIVFEGYNGVLCVEAGGPTPGVGCAGRGIIAAFEKLEELNAFENYKPDIVIYDVLGDVVCGGFSMPIRNGYAKDVYIVTSGEMMSMYAASNISTAVNQFKNRGYASLKGLILNAKNVENEIDLVETLANEINSEVFHYVPRERMVQISENDGKTVIEKDKECEMANVYLELARKIINQK, from the coding sequence ATGAGAAAAATTGCTATATATGGAAAAGGTGGAATAGGTAAATCTACTACTACATCAAACTTATCAGCAGCTTTATCAAGCTTAGGTTATAAAGTTATGCAAATAGGTTGTGATCCAAAAGCTGATTCTACTAAAAACTTAATGAAAGGTGAATTCATACCTACAGTATTAGATGTAATGGATAAAAAAGGTGATGACGTTAAATTAGAAGATATTGTATTTGAAGGATATAATGGGGTTCTTTGTGTAGAGGCAGGAGGACCAACACCAGGAGTTGGATGTGCAGGTAGAGGAATAATAGCTGCTTTTGAAAAGCTAGAAGAATTAAATGCATTTGAAAATTATAAACCAGACATAGTTATATATGATGTACTTGGAGATGTTGTATGTGGTGGGTTTTCAATGCCAATAAGAAATGGATACGCTAAAGATGTTTATATAGTAACATCAGGAGAAATGATGTCTATGTATGCGGCAAGTAATATTTCAACTGCTGTAAACCAATTTAAAAATAGAGGATATGCATCTTTAAAAGGTCTTATATTAAATGCTAAAAATGTTGAAAATGAAATAGATTTAGTTGAAACTTTAGCAAATGAAATAAATAGTGAAGTATTTCATTATGTACCAAGAGAAAGAATGGTTCAAATATCAGAAAATGATGGAAAGACTGTTATAGAAAAAGATAAAGAGTGTGAAATGGCAAATGTTTATTTAGAACTAGCTAGAAAAATAATAAATCAAAAATAA
- a CDS encoding ABC transporter substrate-binding protein — protein MKFRKLASVFMVSALFLTGCQSTSGKSQKEETTEKKPSVVAATVSGAQVLDKLDANVVGVPTTKMTLPEKLKGLPEVGQAMSPDLEIVASLEPDVFVMDNMFKEKVEESMKKYDLDTFYFDTSTYTNFLTSIEKLGAKIGQEKEATKVINELKDVEKEAVKNKKGEAPKVAIIFGGGENFMLATESSYLGDLVKTVGAKNITNNLDTSVKSPYIQFSLEQILEQDPDYILRFAHGEIEQTKKAFDSAFDKNPAYKELDAVKNNKVIDLDPSIFNVSANLQVKEAIKTLGETFYGK, from the coding sequence ATGAAATTTAGAAAGTTAGCATCAGTATTTATGGTATCTGCATTATTTTTAACAGGATGCCAATCAACTAGTGGTAAAAGCCAAAAGGAAGAAACTACAGAAAAAAAGCCTAGTGTTGTAGCGGCAACAGTATCTGGGGCTCAAGTTTTAGATAAATTAGATGCAAATGTTGTAGGAGTTCCTACTACTAAAATGACATTACCAGAAAAATTAAAGGGGCTTCCAGAAGTTGGGCAGGCAATGAGTCCTGATTTAGAAATAGTAGCATCATTAGAACCAGATGTATTTGTTATGGATAATATGTTTAAAGAAAAAGTTGAAGAAAGTATGAAAAAGTATGATTTAGATACTTTCTACTTTGACACAAGTACATACACAAACTTTTTAACTAGTATAGAAAAACTTGGAGCTAAAATTGGTCAAGAAAAAGAAGCTACAAAAGTTATAAATGAATTAAAAGATGTAGAAAAAGAAGCTGTTAAAAATAAAAAAGGAGAAGCACCTAAAGTAGCAATAATATTTGGTGGAGGAGAAAACTTCATGTTAGCTACTGAAAGTTCTTACTTAGGAGACTTAGTTAAAACTGTTGGAGCTAAGAATATAACTAATAATTTAGATACAAGTGTAAAATCTCCATATATACAATTTAGTTTAGAACAAATATTAGAACAAGATCCAGATTATATATTAAGATTTGCTCATGGTGAAATAGAACAAACTAAAAAAGCTTTTGATTCAGCATTTGATAAAAACCCAGCATATAAAGAATTAGACGCTGTAAAAAACAACAAAGTAATAGACTTAGACCCAAGTATTTTTAACGTATCTGCTAACTTACAAGTTAAAGAAGCTATAAAAACTCTTGGAGAAACATTCTACGGTAAATAA